In Deinococcus sp. QL22, the following are encoded in one genomic region:
- a CDS encoding CAP domain-containing protein, with translation MHKPLPFGQHLRSSAAPAAFLLLALTLAACGTTPNSGPPPAEAPAIAGSLNAQASAGTLVVGQTRQLTVTVSGRAPQPGELTWTTGNAAVATVSQTGLVTATGAGSTTIRTALSSNPSAFIDFTLTVTAAGTTPAPAPAPTTGTFAQRVLTLTNAARAQARTCGSTSFSAAAPVAANAQLTQAAQGHAADMAARNYFSHTSQDGRTMAQRITATGYAWRNIGENIAAGQTTPEAVVDGWLKSEGHCRNIMNASFTELGVGYAAVGNYGHYWVQDFGRR, from the coding sequence ATGCACAAGCCTCTGCCTTTCGGCCAACACCTGCGCTCGTCTGCTGCCCCGGCGGCTTTTCTTCTTCTTGCGCTCACGCTGGCGGCCTGTGGAACTACGCCCAATTCGGGGCCACCTCCGGCTGAGGCTCCGGCGATTGCGGGCAGCCTGAACGCACAGGCCAGCGCCGGAACCCTTGTAGTGGGGCAGACCCGCCAACTGACCGTGACCGTGAGTGGCCGCGCCCCGCAACCCGGCGAACTGACATGGACGACGGGCAATGCGGCTGTCGCCACCGTGTCTCAAACGGGCCTCGTGACCGCCACAGGAGCCGGAAGCACCACCATTCGCACGGCGCTCTCCTCCAATCCCAGCGCGTTTATAGACTTCACGCTGACCGTGACGGCGGCTGGAACCACGCCCGCTCCGGCCCCCGCGCCCACCACCGGAACTTTTGCCCAGCGCGTGCTGACCCTGACCAACGCCGCCCGCGCTCAGGCCCGCACTTGCGGCAGCACCAGCTTTTCCGCCGCCGCGCCTGTAGCCGCCAACGCCCAATTGACGCAGGCCGCGCAGGGCCACGCCGCTGATATGGCCGCCCGCAACTACTTCAGCCACACCAGTCAGGATGGCCGCACGATGGCTCAGCGTATTACGGCCACCGGGTACGCCTGGCGCAACATTGGGGAAAACATTGCCGCCGGACAGACCACGCCCGAAGCCGTAGTGGACGGCTGGCTAAAAAGCGAAGGTCACTGCCGCAACATCATGAACGCCAGCTTTACCGAACTCGGCGTGGGCTACGCGGCGGTCGGAAACTACGGCCATTACTGGGTGCAGGATTTCGGACGGCGCTAA
- a CDS encoding Glu/Leu/Phe/Val dehydrogenase, which translates to MTTTEPNPNAAAQDTSKLGHHAIPSYLDSNDLGPYAIYLEQVERVTPYLGKLAYWVETLKRPKRILVVDVPIHLDDGTVAHFEGYRVQHNTSRGPAKGGVRYHQDVTLSEVMALSAWMTVKNAAVNLPYGGGKGGIRIDPRKYSTGELERLTRRYTTEIGLVIGPEKDIPAPDVNTNPQTMAWMMDTYSMNVGRTATGVVTGKPVALGGSLGRADATGRGVFVTGAEALKKLGIRLEGARIAIQGFGNVGEAAARIFHDHGAKVVALQDVTGTIYSDGGIDPRTAFAHLKQTGKITGLADTDELTRDAFWDVDCDVLIPAALEKQITDANAGRIKAKLIVEGANGPTTPAADDLLAERGITIVPDVLANAGGVTVSYFEWVQDFSSFFWTEDEINKRLDRIMGEAFLSLWDVKEKHGVTLRTAAYIVACTRVLEARALRGLYP; encoded by the coding sequence ATGACCACCACCGAACCCAACCCCAACGCCGCCGCGCAGGACACGTCCAAGCTCGGCCACCACGCCATTCCCAGCTACCTCGACTCCAACGACCTCGGCCCCTACGCCATCTATCTGGAGCAGGTGGAGCGGGTCACGCCGTATCTGGGCAAGCTGGCCTACTGGGTCGAAACCCTCAAGCGGCCAAAACGCATTCTGGTCGTAGACGTGCCGATTCACCTCGATGACGGCACGGTAGCGCACTTTGAGGGTTACCGCGTGCAGCACAACACTTCTCGCGGCCCGGCCAAAGGTGGCGTGCGCTACCACCAGGACGTGACGCTGAGTGAAGTGATGGCCCTCAGCGCGTGGATGACGGTGAAAAACGCCGCCGTGAACCTGCCCTACGGCGGCGGCAAGGGCGGCATCCGCATCGACCCGCGCAAGTACAGCACCGGAGAACTGGAACGCCTGACGCGGCGCTACACCACCGAAATCGGCCTCGTGATCGGGCCAGAAAAAGACATCCCCGCCCCCGACGTGAACACCAACCCGCAGACGATGGCGTGGATGATGGACACCTATTCCATGAACGTGGGCCGCACCGCGACGGGCGTGGTGACGGGCAAACCTGTGGCGCTGGGTGGCTCTTTGGGCCGCGCCGACGCCACCGGACGCGGCGTGTTCGTCACGGGCGCAGAAGCCCTCAAGAAGCTGGGCATCCGCTTGGAAGGCGCTCGCATCGCCATTCAGGGCTTCGGCAACGTGGGCGAGGCCGCCGCCCGCATCTTCCACGATCACGGCGCAAAAGTAGTCGCGCTTCAGGACGTGACCGGAACCATTTACAGCGACGGCGGAATTGACCCGCGCACGGCCTTCGCCCACCTGAAACAGACGGGGAAGATCACCGGCCTGGCCGATACCGACGAACTGACCCGCGACGCCTTCTGGGACGTGGACTGCGACGTGCTGATTCCCGCCGCGCTGGAAAAACAGATTACCGACGCCAACGCCGGACGGATCAAGGCCAAGCTGATCGTGGAGGGTGCCAACGGCCCCACCACGCCCGCCGCCGACGACCTGCTGGCCGAGCGCGGCATCACCATCGTGCCCGACGTACTCGCCAACGCGGGCGGCGTCACCGTGTCCTACTTCGAGTGGGTACAGGATTTCTCCTCGTTCTTCTGGACAGAAGATGAGATCAACAAGCGCCTCGACCGAATCATGGGCGAAGCCTTCCTGAGCCTCTGGGACGTGAAGGAGAAACACGGTGTGACTCTGCGGACGGCGGCCTACATCGTGGCCTGCACACGGGTGCTGGAAGCGCGGGCACTCCGCGGGTTGTACCCGTAA
- a CDS encoding Glu/Leu/Phe/Val dehydrogenase, with protein MRASGLNWQGLMEQLQDALPYCAVSDQSLAYFKYPKRTLSVNLPVRMDDGQIRVFRGYRTVHSTARGPSMGGVRFKAGLNAHECEVLAAIMTLKAAVADLPLGGAKGGVNVDPATLSPGELEGLTRRYTSELVDLIGKNEDILAPDVGSDAQVMAWILDTYGENTGETVSGVVVGKPIPLGGSYASKDARGRSAALVAGRVLKEQGESLNRARAAVYGFGDVGRKAARTLAAEGALVIAVSDQDGGTFASGGLDLEALAAYREQHGSVQGFATDISADEVIELDVDVLMLAYDYGAVNAGNAHAVRARYVVEATNRAVLPEAERFLKAQGVTVLPDLVASIGGLIVNYLEWVQDASNFFWTETEIEEAIDQRVDRAVDGVLEFMRTRQTDMRTAAYAMALNRLHEASVMRGVYP; from the coding sequence ATGAGGGCATCAGGACTCAATTGGCAGGGCCTCATGGAGCAACTCCAGGATGCACTGCCCTACTGCGCGGTCAGCGATCAGTCGTTGGCCTATTTCAAGTACCCCAAACGCACCCTGAGCGTGAATTTGCCCGTTCGGATGGACGACGGCCAGATTCGCGTGTTCCGGGGCTACCGCACGGTTCACAGCACGGCGCGTGGCCCCAGCATGGGCGGCGTCCGTTTTAAGGCGGGCCTGAATGCTCATGAATGCGAAGTGTTGGCCGCCATCATGACCCTGAAAGCGGCGGTGGCCGACCTGCCTCTGGGCGGGGCAAAGGGCGGCGTGAACGTTGACCCGGCCACACTGTCGCCCGGAGAACTGGAAGGCCTGACGCGCCGCTATACCAGCGAACTGGTCGATCTGATCGGCAAGAATGAAGACATCCTGGCTCCTGACGTGGGCAGCGACGCGCAGGTCATGGCGTGGATTCTGGACACCTACGGCGAGAACACGGGTGAAACCGTGAGCGGCGTCGTGGTGGGCAAACCCATTCCGCTGGGTGGCAGTTACGCCAGCAAGGATGCACGGGGCCGCAGCGCCGCACTGGTGGCGGGCCGCGTGCTGAAAGAACAGGGCGAGAGCCTGAACCGCGCCCGCGCCGCCGTGTACGGCTTTGGCGACGTGGGCCGCAAGGCCGCCCGCACCCTCGCCGCAGAGGGCGCACTGGTGATCGCCGTGAGCGACCAGGACGGCGGCACCTTTGCCAGCGGCGGCCTGGATCTGGAAGCTCTCGCCGCTTACCGCGAGCAGCACGGCAGCGTTCAGGGCTTTGCCACCGACATCAGCGCCGACGAAGTGATCGAGCTGGACGTAGACGTGCTGATGCTGGCCTACGATTACGGGGCCGTGAACGCCGGAAACGCCCACGCCGTTCGCGCCCGCTACGTGGTGGAAGCCACCAACCGCGCCGTGCTGCCCGAAGCCGAACGCTTCCTGAAGGCGCAGGGCGTGACCGTGCTGCCCGATCTGGTGGCCTCGATTGGCGGCCTGATTGTCAACTATCTGGAATGGGTGCAGGACGCCAGCAACTTCTTCTGGACAGAAACCGAGATTGAGGAAGCGATTGACCAGCGCGTAGACCGGGCTGTAGACGGCGTGCTGGAATTTATGCGAACCCGCCAGACCGATATGCGGACGGCAGCTTACGCGATGGCCCTGAACAGGCTGCACGAAGCCAGCGTGATGCGCGGGGTTTATCCATGA
- a CDS encoding polyprenyl synthetase family protein, with protein sequence MTGVVDVAVPNVAFEGRLREVLRSRVEFIELIGDDLVAAGGKRTRPLISFLAAQVLGAQPERAGWSDVIDVGVCVELLHSASLLHDDLIDDADTRRGKPSAFRRFGNVVSVMSGDFMLARLLMLLSNLPGGAALTRAFGQTASVICEGEVLQFQVAAYAEYALEHYLDVIHGKTAALVELAASAPALLLSAPDTQREALATFGREYGMAFQMQDDLLDLAGEESSIGKPVGGDLREGKATLPVLYLLDGPHADEVREILERRAANEGDVARVRQLAATEGTLERTRDEIRRRAGLAVRALETLPASEARSALAALAQKEIERSH encoded by the coding sequence ATGACTGGCGTGGTAGACGTGGCGGTGCCGAACGTGGCCTTCGAGGGGCGGCTGCGTGAGGTATTGCGCTCCCGCGTGGAATTTATCGAGCTGATCGGAGACGATCTGGTGGCGGCGGGCGGCAAGCGCACCCGGCCCCTGATTTCGTTTCTGGCCGCGCAGGTGCTGGGCGCACAACCGGAGCGGGCAGGCTGGAGCGACGTGATAGACGTGGGCGTGTGCGTGGAACTCCTGCACTCGGCCAGCCTGCTGCACGATGACCTGATCGACGATGCCGACACCCGGCGCGGCAAGCCTTCTGCATTCCGGCGCTTCGGCAACGTGGTCAGCGTGATGAGCGGCGATTTCATGCTGGCGCGCCTGCTGATGCTGCTCTCTAATTTGCCGGGCGGCGCGGCCCTCACGCGGGCTTTTGGGCAAACCGCCAGCGTGATCTGTGAGGGCGAGGTGCTGCAATTTCAGGTGGCCGCCTACGCCGAATACGCGCTGGAACACTATCTGGATGTGATTCACGGCAAAACGGCAGCACTCGTGGAACTGGCCGCCAGTGCGCCCGCCCTGCTGCTGTCGGCCCCCGATACCCAGCGGGAAGCCCTCGCCACATTTGGCCGCGAATACGGCATGGCCTTTCAGATGCAAGACGACCTGCTCGACCTTGCAGGCGAAGAAAGCAGCATTGGCAAGCCTGTGGGCGGCGACCTGCGCGAGGGCAAGGCCACGCTGCCCGTGCTGTACCTGCTGGACGGCCCCCACGCCGATGAGGTGCGCGAGATTCTGGAACGCCGCGCCGCGAACGAGGGCGACGTGGCCCGCGTACGCCAACTGGCCGCCACGGAAGGCACGCTGGAACGCACCCGCGACGAAATCAGACGTCGTGCCGGGCTGGCGGTGCGTGCGCTGGAAACCTTGCCCGCCAGCGAAGCCCGCAGTGCTTTGGCGGCGTTGGCGCAAAAAGAGATCGAGCGGAGTCACTAG
- a CDS encoding M20 family metallopeptidase → MTQSIDRASTLTEQLVAWRRHLHQNPEVGFAEHQTAAYIEAELGQMPGLSVSRPTPTSVLAVLKGQKAGRTVLLRADIDALPIHEENTFEFASQTPGVMHACGHDGHTAILLGVAKLLSERPEEVAGEIRMIFQHAEEIGPGGAEELVMETPLMDGVDVVTGLHLNSSLPAGVVAVKPGAFMAAPDTLTLTIRGKGGHGAHPEQTVDPIAVGAQVVTNLQHVVSRNVAALDALVVSITLFQSGSTHNVIPDTALLQGTVRTFEAELRARAPQLIERVIKGVCDAHGATYDLNYEFGYRPVINTDWVAARLREIALDTVGPDLYQDAKPTMGGEDFSAYLQKAPGAYFNVGSASDSADSHWPHHHPRFTIDEASLETGVKMLYAAALNLGQPE, encoded by the coding sequence ATGACACAATCCATTGACCGGGCCAGCACCCTGACCGAGCAACTCGTGGCGTGGCGGCGGCATCTGCACCAAAACCCAGAAGTGGGCTTTGCCGAGCATCAGACGGCGGCGTACATCGAAGCGGAGCTGGGGCAGATGCCGGGGTTGAGCGTGTCTCGCCCCACGCCAACCAGTGTGCTGGCCGTATTGAAGGGTCAAAAAGCGGGCCGCACGGTGCTCTTGCGGGCCGACATAGACGCGCTGCCCATTCACGAGGAAAACACCTTTGAATTTGCCTCGCAAACCCCCGGTGTGATGCACGCCTGCGGCCACGACGGACACACCGCCATTTTGCTGGGTGTCGCCAAACTGCTGAGCGAGCGCCCCGAAGAGGTGGCTGGAGAAATCCGCATGATCTTCCAGCATGCCGAGGAAATCGGGCCGGGCGGGGCCGAAGAATTGGTGATGGAGACGCCGCTGATGGACGGCGTGGACGTGGTGACGGGCCTGCACCTGAATTCCTCGCTGCCTGCCGGAGTGGTGGCCGTGAAGCCGGGGGCGTTCATGGCCGCGCCCGACACCCTCACACTGACCATTCGCGGCAAGGGCGGACACGGCGCACACCCCGAACAGACCGTAGACCCGATTGCAGTCGGCGCACAGGTCGTGACCAATTTGCAGCATGTGGTCAGCCGGAATGTGGCGGCCCTCGACGCGCTGGTGGTGTCTATTACGCTGTTCCAGAGTGGCAGTACCCACAACGTCATTCCCGATACGGCGCTGCTACAAGGCACAGTGCGCACCTTCGAAGCCGAGTTGCGGGCACGCGCCCCCCAACTGATCGAGCGAGTAATCAAAGGTGTGTGTGACGCACACGGCGCGACGTACGACCTGAACTACGAGTTCGGGTACCGCCCCGTGATCAACACCGATTGGGTGGCCGCCAGACTGCGCGAGATTGCGCTGGACACGGTCGGCCCTGACCTGTACCAAGATGCCAAACCCACGATGGGAGGCGAAGATTTCAGCGCCTACCTGCAAAAAGCGCCCGGAGCCTACTTCAATGTGGGCAGTGCCAGCGACAGCGCCGACAGCCACTGGCCGCACCATCACCCCCGCTTTACCATCGACGAAGCCAGCCTAGAAACGGGCGTGAAGATGCTGTACGCCGCTGCACTGAACTTGGGTCAGCCAGAGTAA
- a CDS encoding PaaI family thioesterase translates to MTLHPDIQIPTPEEFARLSPEELAGRMGKLSGTLGQRLGIELLSVTRERLTARMPVEGNRQPTGRLHGGASLALAEELASLGSFLNVDPRTQFGVGVDLNGTHVRGISEGWVTAEALLAYRGRTVMVWTVEMKDEQGRTTTLARCTCNVVTHGG, encoded by the coding sequence ATGACCCTCCACCCCGATATTCAAATCCCTACGCCCGAAGAATTTGCCCGCCTGTCGCCCGAAGAATTGGCCGGGCGCATGGGCAAACTGAGCGGCACACTCGGCCAACGCCTCGGCATAGAACTGCTGAGCGTGACCCGTGAGCGCCTGACCGCCCGCATGCCCGTAGAGGGCAACCGCCAGCCCACCGGACGGCTGCACGGCGGCGCAAGCTTGGCCCTGGCCGAAGAACTGGCGAGCCTGGGCAGCTTCCTGAATGTCGACCCCAGAACACAATTTGGCGTGGGCGTCGACCTGAACGGCACTCATGTTCGCGGCATTTCCGAGGGCTGGGTGACCGCCGAGGCTCTGCTGGCTTACCGGGGCCGCACAGTGATGGTCTGGACAGTGGAAATGAAGGACGAGCAGGGCCGCACGACGACGCTGGCCCGCTGCACCTGCAATGTGGTGACGCACGGGGGGTAA
- the csaB gene encoding polysaccharide pyruvyl transferase CsaB has product MKVTVSGYYGFGNTGDEAIALAITRELKQRGNRPLLLSETPEKTAQTYGCESAPRMKPAGLLGAIARSDVLLSGGGGLLQDKTSARTLTYYLGVIRAARLLGKRVVIFNQSIGPLSPEGGRKVASALRGLRVIVRDRGSLDTLQALGISGELGGDPALLLHPSPNLPRQLDQVIIAPRGDVTEATERLKTVTASLQAQGRRVLALSFMPAHDDAAAHSLGADEVLSTVDPQVALDAIASCGFVIGVRLHAIILAAAAGVPFAGVAYDPKVQGFCADAGAPFHPIALDPQEVCQQAYTRTAPDWNAVAEMKDRAESSFTRALSR; this is encoded by the coding sequence ATGAAAGTTACCGTCAGCGGTTACTACGGCTTTGGGAACACGGGCGACGAGGCCATTGCGCTCGCCATTACCCGTGAGTTGAAGCAGCGGGGGAACAGGCCGCTGCTGCTGTCCGAAACGCCCGAAAAGACAGCCCAGACCTACGGCTGCGAGAGTGCGCCGCGCATGAAACCTGCCGGATTGCTGGGAGCCATTGCCCGCTCGGACGTGCTGCTGTCGGGCGGCGGCGGCCTGCTGCAAGACAAGACCAGCGCCCGCACGCTCACCTACTACCTCGGCGTGATCCGTGCGGCGCGGCTGCTGGGCAAGCGCGTGGTGATTTTTAACCAGAGCATTGGGCCGCTCAGTCCGGAAGGGGGACGCAAAGTGGCCTCTGCCCTGCGCGGTCTGCGGGTGATCGTGCGTGACCGGGGGAGCCTCGATACCCTGCAAGCCCTGGGGATTTCGGGCGAACTCGGCGGCGACCCGGCCCTGCTGCTGCACCCCAGCCCCAACCTGCCGCGCCAACTGGATCAGGTCATCATTGCCCCACGCGGCGACGTGACCGAGGCCACCGAGCGCCTGAAAACGGTCACGGCAAGCTTGCAGGCACAGGGCCGCCGTGTGCTGGCTCTCAGCTTTATGCCTGCCCACGATGACGCCGCCGCCCACAGTTTGGGGGCCGATGAAGTGCTGAGTACCGTAGACCCGCAGGTGGCCCTGGACGCGATTGCTTCGTGCGGCTTCGTAATCGGAGTACGCCTGCACGCCATCATTCTGGCTGCCGCTGCGGGCGTGCCGTTTGCAGGCGTGGCCTACGATCCCAAAGTGCAGGGCTTTTGCGCCGATGCTGGTGCGCCGTTTCATCCCATTGCCCTGGATCCACAGGAAGTGTGTCAGCAGGCCTATACCCGCACCGCGCCCGACTGGAACGCGGTGGCCGAGATGAAAGACCGGGCAGAGAGCAGTTTTACGCGGGCGCTGAGTCGGTAG
- a CDS encoding DUF5693 family protein yields the protein MCPVTDPNPAARSSLPESPGGPSAPPKATLSLETLPVPTRHRLAPLLLGLILLSLIPAFILAYGRVTFEQAGKTTSYIMDYPNLVSQAQRYGLEPQALLNRYKALGLNGVAVYEDTIGSLQQRGEVYFQDGSDLAVQFPGQGAQPQKSYLRSLKPGVAEALPARYTIPTRLVQIGGNQWVEWATDPRFLPAGPNTALINDLRAQGMTLVYRPYADDAVREPGADWPDVPFISFPSSEVMGARSPELLEEINDRLGKRIPTLIEATPQLGLDKLVERHGAARMFSISAAWQNLLLPEETASKFALAARERGHRLLYLRTFPTIGETEVFLARTTKLLGDAGVKLANPTITRYEPSPLLQVLSAVGPLAALLLLGLSYPLVRLGLLASALTALLAFGLNSLGPDGIKPLEGLALIAAVTFPSLGLVLRRRRVSDWFLATGLSLAGVLFVSALGANGNSMIGLEPFRGVGLTLLLPLVLVGASFLPRQDIRKTAQDIYNAPIKLGDIVVMGLGIAVFALVFLRRGNTSSVGVSDAEKEVRQNLQDSIVRPRFKELAGHPLALVGLSGVLPGYFSTLILLGGVIGQASILNTFSHFHTPLLISAARCFIGLGVGLVAGYVAIWAVKQGIRIWNTYGTRRTGAAA from the coding sequence ATGTGCCCTGTGACTGATCCGAATCCCGCCGCCCGTTCTTCCCTGCCCGAATCACCGGGCGGCCCCTCCGCTCCCCCTAAGGCGACCCTCTCTCTGGAAACGCTGCCCGTGCCTACCCGCCATAGGCTTGCGCCGCTGCTGCTGGGCCTGATTCTGCTGTCGCTGATTCCGGCGTTCATCCTGGCCTACGGCCGCGTCACCTTCGAGCAGGCCGGAAAAACCACGTCCTACATCATGGATTATCCGAATCTGGTGTCTCAGGCGCAGCGGTACGGGCTGGAGCCGCAGGCACTCCTGAACCGCTACAAGGCGCTGGGGCTGAACGGTGTGGCCGTGTACGAGGACACGATTGGCAGCCTGCAACAGCGCGGCGAAGTGTATTTTCAGGACGGTTCCGATCTGGCGGTGCAGTTTCCCGGTCAAGGCGCACAGCCCCAGAAGTCCTACCTGCGCTCGCTCAAACCCGGTGTGGCCGAGGCGCTGCCTGCCCGCTACACCATTCCTACGCGGTTGGTGCAAATTGGCGGGAACCAGTGGGTAGAGTGGGCCACCGACCCGCGCTTCCTGCCCGCTGGGCCCAATACCGCACTCATCAACGATCTGAGGGCGCAGGGCATGACGCTGGTATACCGCCCTTACGCAGACGACGCCGTGCGCGAACCGGGCGCAGATTGGCCCGATGTGCCGTTCATCTCCTTTCCCAGCAGCGAGGTCATGGGCGCACGCAGCCCGGAACTGTTGGAGGAAATCAATGACCGCCTGGGCAAGCGGATTCCGACCCTGATCGAGGCGACGCCCCAGCTTGGGCTAGACAAACTGGTCGAGCGGCACGGCGCGGCCCGCATGTTCTCCATCAGTGCGGCGTGGCAAAACCTGCTGCTCCCCGAAGAGACTGCCAGCAAATTTGCCCTCGCCGCCCGCGAACGGGGCCACCGCCTGCTATACCTACGAACCTTTCCCACCATCGGCGAAACCGAGGTGTTCCTGGCCCGCACCACCAAACTGCTGGGCGATGCGGGCGTGAAGCTGGCAAATCCCACCATTACCCGCTACGAACCCAGCCCGTTGCTGCAAGTTCTGAGCGCGGTGGGGCCACTGGCGGCGCTGCTGCTCCTGGGCCTCAGTTACCCGCTGGTGCGGCTGGGGCTGCTGGCCTCGGCACTCACGGCGCTCCTGGCATTCGGCCTCAACAGCCTCGGCCCAGACGGGATCAAGCCGCTGGAAGGCCTCGCTCTGATTGCCGCCGTCACATTCCCTTCTTTGGGGCTGGTGCTGCGGCGTCGGCGCGTGTCCGATTGGTTCCTGGCTACGGGCCTCAGTCTGGCGGGCGTACTGTTCGTGTCGGCGTTGGGGGCCAACGGCAACTCCATGATCGGCCTGGAGCCCTTCCGGGGCGTGGGCCTCACGTTGTTGCTGCCGCTGGTGCTGGTGGGCGCAAGCTTCCTGCCGCGCCAGGACATCCGCAAAACCGCGCAGGACATCTACAACGCACCCATCAAACTGGGCGACATCGTGGTGATGGGCCTCGGAATCGCCGTGTTTGCGCTGGTGTTTTTGCGCCGGGGCAATACCAGTTCGGTGGGGGTCAGCGACGCCGAAAAAGAAGTGCGCCAGAACCTGCAAGATTCCATCGTTCGCCCGCGTTTCAAGGAACTCGCCGGGCATCCGTTGGCGCTGGTGGGCCTCAGCGGGGTCTTGCCGGGCTACTTCAGCACCCTGATTTTGCTGGGCGGCGTGATCGGTCAGGCCAGCATCCTCAACACGTTTTCGCACTTCCACACGCCCCTGCTGATCAGCGCCGCCCGCTGCTTTATTGGCCTCGGCGTGGGTCTGGTGGCCGGATACGTGGCGATCTGGGCCGTGAAGCAGGGCATCCGAATCTGGAACACGTATGGCACGCGCCGCACCGGAGCCGCTGCATGA
- the udk gene encoding uridine kinase: MSISKAEPFVIGVAGGSGSGKTTVTRRVIETVGSDGVAVLSQDNYYRDQSDIPFEARLKTNYDHPAAFDWALLREHVDALLAGVPIAMPEYDFTKHTRSDQTTRVLPGSVVVLEGFFALYDEQLRERMHLKVFVDADADVRFIRRLLRDTQERGRTPESVIQQYLDYVRPMHLSFVEPTKRYADVIIPHGGMNEPALDMLAARIRSTV; this comes from the coding sequence ATGAGCATCAGCAAAGCCGAACCCTTCGTGATCGGCGTGGCGGGCGGGTCGGGCAGCGGCAAAACCACCGTGACCCGGCGCGTTATAGAAACGGTAGGCAGCGACGGTGTGGCCGTGCTGAGTCAGGACAACTACTACCGCGACCAGTCCGATATTCCTTTCGAGGCCCGTCTGAAAACCAACTACGACCACCCGGCGGCCTTCGATTGGGCACTCTTGCGCGAACACGTCGATGCACTGTTGGCGGGCGTGCCAATTGCCATGCCCGAATACGATTTTACCAAGCACACCCGCTCCGACCAGACCACGCGGGTTTTGCCGGGGTCGGTGGTGGTGCTGGAAGGCTTTTTCGCCCTCTATGACGAACAACTGCGTGAGCGGATGCACCTGAAAGTTTTTGTGGACGCCGACGCCGACGTGCGCTTTATTCGCCGCCTGCTGCGCGATACACAGGAACGCGGGCGCACCCCCGAAAGCGTGATTCAGCAGTATCTGGACTATGTGCGGCCCATGCACCTGAGTTTCGTGGAACCCACCAAACGCTACGCCGATGTGATTATTCCGCACGGCGGCATGAACGAGCCCGCGCTGGATATGCTGGCGGCGCGGATTCGGTCTACGGTTTAG
- a CDS encoding Glu/Leu/Phe/Val dehydrogenase dimerization domain-containing protein, producing the protein MLILEEMQARGHEALTLLHHAPSGLRAALAIHSTVLGPAIAGVRLGAQDEQLAVRGALALSESLTLKAALAGLNYGGGACVLMMPEAGVDDPHAREALFRALGRQVRPLESRVVLTEDIGVSPADIAFVAQETPATLGVNTDTSSVTGYGVYRGMKAAARFALGSESMRGVRVAILGVGAVGRTLAGHLHREGARLTVADQRADRAEALADQLDGVQVVSADQLLDSPCDIFAPCAYGHSIRSDDVPRLQCRLIAGGEHHPLTRRGEAAVKEAGIIYMPDYAINAAGLIAAAQGTTPEQAAERVYMIINRITAVAEQYGKPVHIVARRMAERRIDLIGSLGHGK; encoded by the coding sequence ATGTTGATCTTAGAAGAAATGCAGGCGCGGGGCCACGAAGCCCTGACCCTACTGCACCACGCGCCCAGCGGCCTGCGGGCGGCTTTGGCTATTCATTCCACCGTGTTGGGGCCAGCCATCGCGGGCGTCAGGCTCGGCGCTCAGGATGAGCAGTTGGCGGTGCGCGGCGCACTGGCCCTCAGCGAAAGCCTGACCCTGAAGGCGGCGCTGGCGGGCCTGAACTACGGCGGCGGCGCTTGCGTCCTGATGATGCCCGAAGCGGGCGTAGACGACCCACACGCCCGCGAAGCTCTGTTCCGGGCACTGGGACGGCAGGTGCGTCCGCTGGAATCGCGGGTGGTTCTCACCGAAGACATTGGCGTATCGCCCGCCGATATTGCGTTTGTGGCGCAGGAAACGCCCGCCACCCTGGGCGTGAACACCGACACCAGCAGCGTCACCGGGTACGGCGTGTACCGGGGCATGAAGGCCGCCGCCCGCTTTGCCCTCGGCAGCGAGAGCATGCGCGGCGTGCGGGTGGCGATTTTGGGCGTGGGCGCGGTGGGCCGCACGCTGGCCGGGCACCTGCACCGCGAGGGCGCTCGGCTGACGGTGGCCGACCAACGCGCAGACCGGGCCGAAGCCCTGGCCGATCAACTCGACGGCGTGCAGGTCGTTTCTGCCGACCAACTGCTGGATTCACCCTGCGATATTTTCGCCCCCTGCGCCTACGGCCATTCCATCCGTTCCGACGATGTGCCGCGCTTGCAGTGCCGCCTCATCGCGGGCGGCGAGCATCACCCCCTGACCCGGCGCGGAGAAGCTGCCGTGAAGGAAGCCGGAATTATCTACATGCCCGATTACGCCATCAATGCCGCTGGCCTGATTGCCGCCGCGCAGGGAACCACGCCCGAACAGGCCGCCGAGCGCGTGTACATGATCATCAACCGGATTACGGCGGTGGCCGAGCAGTACGGCAAACCCGTGCATATCGTGGCCCGCCGCATGGCCGAGCGCCGCATCGACCTGATCGGCAGCCTGGGCCACGGCAAATGA